The DNA region CACGAGTCAGCCGCGCATGATCAGCCATCGCATGGCGCGTCTGCTGCAGCACCGGTCCGGCAGCGGTGAGCCCCACAGCCAGCGCCCACATGGCCAATATACTGTCGAGCAAGGCCATCCCCTGATCTCGTCTCATCGGCCGCTACCTCGCGCAAGACTGGCCGGGAAGCCATTGCGGCAACCCCAGCCCGCTCGTCACCATGATCATCTGGGAGCCTGCGCTGCGCGGGTCACTCAGCTGCAGGCAGGGCTGCCCGCCCTGATAGCGGCCTGTCGGCTGCACGCTCACCATCTGTTGATGCCCGCTGAGCCGGATACCCGCCAATACCTGCCCGTCCCGCAGATCCTCCCTGGCATCGTATTGCCCCAGCAGTGCAGGTCGCTGCCTGTCCAGACTGCCCGCCGACGGCCAGTCCGCAAACACCAGCAGTCCATCACGCAGGGTTTCTGCTTCCCCCTCTGCCCCATGCTGAGCGCGGCAGCTGTTGAGCCGGCTGTTGCGGCGCATCAGCAAGGCACAGACATGCACCGGCTGGTTGCTGTAGAGCGCCTCGCTGCGCGCCAGCCCCAACACACTCCAGACATGCAGCGCACTGGCCTCCAGCCTGACCTGCCCGGAC from Paludibacterium sp. B53371 includes:
- a CDS encoding Tfp pilus assembly protein FimT/FimU, which produces MARYCRGVTLIEMLLVMALMSAMYAMAGQVLARLSGQVRLEASALHVWSVLGLARSEALYSNQPVHVCALLMRRNSRLNSCRAQHGAEGEAETLRDGLLVFADWPSAGSLDRQRPALLGQYDAREDLRDGQVLAGIRLSGHQQMVSVQPTGRYQGGQPCLQLSDPRSAGSQMIMVTSGLGLPQWLPGQSCAR